The following nucleotide sequence is from Triticum dicoccoides isolate Atlit2015 ecotype Zavitan chromosome 7B, WEW_v2.0, whole genome shotgun sequence.
gagaggctatgttgcagcattggagattcagtcgactttgatggataagatcagagaagctcagaagactgataaggagattgctgagataaaggagaggatgagcaaaggaaaagctaaaggatttcgtgaggatgagcatgataccttatggtttgaagaccgcgtttatgtacccaatgacccggagatcaggaagttgattctgcaggaggcccatgattcgccgtacttgattcacccaggaaataccaagatgtatttggatttgaaggacactttctggtggaccggaatgaagaaagatattgcgaaatatgtagcagtttgtgatgtatgtcagagagtgaaggcagagcatcagaagccagcaggattgctacagacattgtcgatacccaaatggaagtgggataaactaggcatggattttatcacgggattgcccaagactcgttcaggctacgactcgatttgggttgtagtcgatcgattgacgaaggtagctcatttcatcccagtgaagaccacttacaccagtgctaagttggcaaagatatacataaccaggatcgtatgtctgcatggagttccaggagcattgtatcagatagaggaacccagtttacctcaaagttttggaattagttgcacgaaactttgggtactaggctagagttcagtacaacctttcatccacagacaaatggaaagaccgagagagtcaatcagattttggaggatatgctaagagcttgtgcgctagattatggatctagttgggacgagaatttgccatatgcagagttctcttacaacaacagttatcaatccagtttgaagatggcccctttcaaagccttgtatggaaggaggtgcagaaccccgttgctgtgggatgaagttggagatcgccagttgtttggacctgatttgattaaggagtctgaagagaaggtgaagttaattcacgataggctcaaggtagcccattccaggcagaagagctatgcagattcaaaacgcaaggagacagcttaagaagtcggagacagagtatatctttgtgtatctccactttgaggagttaagcgctttggagttaagggaaagttagcgccatgttttgtgggaccatacaaagttttggagcgtatgggagaagttgcttacaagttggaattgcccgaaggattgttaggagttcatgacgtgttccacgtttcccagttgaagaagtgccacacagagatggctgatataccactgagagacacagtgccactggaggcgattcagttggatagtgatttaacctacgaggagaaaccagtcaaaattctcgagtatgccagccgagtcacccgcaacaaggttatcaagttttgcaaagttcagtggagccaccacaccaaggaggaagccacctgggagcgagaggaagatcgctgaaggaccaccctcacctattttctagccaacccaaatctcgagggcgagattcatcttaagggggttaggtttgtaacatcccaaattttcaatttggaatattatacactagatcatcattgcatatcatattttattgcatttggcttgatccagaaattctacgcaactcaaggacccacggagagagttggggatttcattattttcatatttgagttttctcaaattttgaaaataggatcatttgattttatttattttatcttcaattatttctaatatgaaaatatgagagaggaaataaaatgactttcccaaaataaagaatattgaggatttaataaaaaaatcaaataagtttttatttcggagtttttcgctgttttatttgaatttaggaaaattgcacgtttttcaaaactgcattttagggccaagaaaatgttcatcttgttctaaatattttatttagacggtgcaaatttattttggcatttttagaattttattttattttctagaatttttcttagtttcggcggaaATTTTTTTAAAGtaccgcgcgcccgactgggccaaaggcccagccgagccgccccagcgccgccgccgtctctcgcaccggctcgggaccggagtcccgagcgaagcccccgccgccgcccgagtccgggaGGAGCACGCCTCCCGAGACGCCTCCTCCCCCAAGTCAGCCGCCGCCATCCCCTCCTTAAATACCGCTGCCGCCCTCCCCACCCCGTCGCCACACCCCGCCTCACCTCCCGCCAAAGCCgctcgagccgccgccgccgtgtgcCACGCCCGCCTCCGCCGACGCCCATCGTCAtcgccgcccggagccccgccgccgtcggaccccgccggagccccgacgaggtagccgcccgccgccgccccggttttctaaagaaaaccaactcggtttttttagaaaaccctaggtttttttccagatcatttttttatttcttttaccggtttatttatttagcgagcgttcgctcgttcgttcgttttaacggatgAGTTCATCATTTAGTCGTAgctaacgaacgttcgtttgttaaactgttcgtcagtttttctttttctcggattttccacgattattccagatcgcgatttttgatccgattttatttttagtttatcttttcgctcgtttgtcggaatcacgcgattcaagcgcctagagtttcgtctcgaaaccctcttttcatttaatcaactcaaataagttttagctactgtaaaatttgacttaggtccagattagtaaacgaagcttgtttctttcgccgtttgacttttgttgctttgtttgatttgattctttttgcaaaccggagttcttaagttgaactttctggttagatctcttatttgagttttacctgtgcattagatgagtacttattgtatgcttgtttgtttgtttgcaatagaatatccggagtgcgctgcttgctacttcgaatctctaggtttcacggatcatcagcaaggcaagtaacactttgatcatacctctttactacccagttttattgcattagatcaatcctcaaacaattgcatgattaggatctgattaatatgtgggttttgggaagtagatgaggtataacctattacctgttttattatcaaatctttgggagttacttctacgtttgctcatattgctatgctatgctagtagacgtggattgggtgagtgtatccatgacagatgtgagattgttatttaatggtttatttaaggtggcaactttaatacacatctgggtggattgaggcacctgggtattccagcgattgcttgtttttttatggaccgccacccatgctcaaaggggtcatgagattattcatgctagtaactttcatatgcagccgcaagctactatggactctagcatagttgattaattcgtgcgaactcttatagtggtagactagcagatgtaagggaaagtgggtgtaactgtctacccgatcgtaaggtgctagcgcttctgaaagactatgtctcggtcatctgtttctcaaacaccatgtagtgcgagaaatccaacggaggagatcgagtcttgtggggaaaagtgcacaaatctctgcagagtgtataaactaatcatggttagccgtgtccccggttatggatgttttgagtatctagtacttggattatcatgtgaatctcatcatgttactttaatttaatttgttgggtttaatgatgatgcttaattgggattgagagggtgtctaccttctcaatgtttaacaaccaccatgatagttaaataaaatttattcctttgcagtagggaaaaattggctttgtgcaaaactataaccatagagctttccaccagccatatatgcatgtggtATAGCAtagttctgttcattactctctatgtgttacattgccagcatattccatgtgttgacccgttttcgggctgcaacgttcatgttgcagacttttcagacgacgagtaaggtgccttaggtcgtggtcttatactcagtgatgccgttggagttgatggactcacttatcttccaagccttccgctgttatccttattagatggtcttaagccatatttattgtaataagttctctttagagacattcgatgtaataaatgtgtgattgctactctgttacaaatccttcgagtactgcgcgtgtcagcattactgatccagggatgacactgaagcacagagatcagattgtttgaggtctggtcgctacacacatGAATCAAAGTTGTGCATCGGGTATATTCAAACACCACATGACACTtcgtacatatgtttgggccacatgcacgtAGTGGTTGTCTTCAGGCACTCCTTCGCATGGTTATCGACGACAAGCTAGCCTATTTTGTGGGGCGCGTGTGGAACGTCAATGCATGACTTTGACCCAACAAACAAGAGAGGTTATACGACCAAGGTGGTGATTCTTCTTGGTCAGTCTTACAATACGCCTTGGTGAGATGCCCCCTCNNNNNNNNNNNNNNNNNNNNNNNNNNNNNNNNNNNNNNNNNNNNNNNNNNNNNNNNNNNNNNNNNNNNNNNNNNNNNNNNNNNNNNNNNNNNNNNNNNNNNNNNNNNNNNNNNNNNNNNNNNNNNNNNNNNNNNNNNNNNNNNNNNNNNNNNNNNNNNNNNNNNNNNNNNNNNNNNNNNNNNNNNNNNNNNNNNNNNNNNNNNNNNNNNNNNNNNNNNNNNNNNNNNNNNNNNNNNNNNNNNNNNNNNNNNNNNNNNNNNNNNNNNNNNNNNNNNNNNNNNNNNNNNNNNNNNNNNNNNNNNNNNNNNNNNNNNNNNNNNNNNNNNNNNNNNNNNNNNNNNNNNNNNNNNNNNNNNNNNNNNNNNNNNNNNNNNNNNNNNNNNNNNNNNNNNNNNNNNNNNNNNGAtgcacatgtgccacatcaaatttgtgaTTTGGTTATTTAAATATCATAGCACAtcgttttcacacacacacacacacacacacacacacacacacacacatcgggCCACCCGCAGGTGTGGTTGGTAAGTGGTGTCACCCACCTAACGCCAGAAGAACACATCTATGGGCCCACACACGGTCCACCTTTGATCGGAAGtaaaggggggaggggggttgaTGTACTCCTTTCGGTTTTGTGTTACGgtatgcaagtatttgcttttttgTGCGTAGGTGATGTTCACGAGGCTTTGCATGATTCTCCCATCGGTTCaataaaccttggttctcactaagggcaatacttatctctactgtactacatCTCCATGCTCTTCGGGGAAAATTCCAACGCAGATCACAAGTAGCAGGCTAATAACTACCAGCCGCCACAATAATATCATCGATTTGGGCTTGAAAATCTTAAGCTTGGGGAGGTTACTTCCACGTCTAAATCAAGATGTGGCAGTATTTATTTGAATAATTTTAAATGAGGTTGTACTTCAGCTCGCTGAGCTTCAAACACTCTGTTAGTTTGTTCCAACACTTTGATTTCTATTTGgttttgctttttgtttgtttgttttatttttgttttcgcCGGTTGCATTTATTTtgcatttcaaaaataaaaaaccaGAATAATGTTTTCTTTTGCTTGCTCTTTTTATTTTCTCCGCGGATTTCCGTTCGTGTTCTTGCTAATATTTTTCCGCAGCGAAGTTGGTCTACGTTGGGTAACGAGGAACACAACCTGAGGAAGAGAAACACAAACATTCATGACCATGAAGGTGATGAGTCCCTTTGGTGACCCGGTAACGGATAACAGAAAGGTTCCTAGCTTCTTTCCCCAAGGTATGACCCTGAGTTATCGAACCCACGACAGGGTGTGCACTTACGACAAGGGTTTTCTACCAAGCCTTTGCGAGAGAATTCAATTCCAGTTTTTAGACCGGATCATTATAACAGTTGCTACTgaaaacacttataataaaaacATGCATGGGTACGAGGGCTTGATTCTTACAACCGTATGTTTGTGATCGGGGTCATCATGATCTTAATTTGTTCTGTGGAAGGCATCCGTTAAGAAGTGCTTGCAATGACTCgaagtgggggatgtgtccaaattacGTCTTGACCGGAACACCCCCTGCATCAAGAGTCAGTTGTCCAACCATAGGCCCTATCCGCTGCATGTCGCAATCACATCATAGCGGTTGTCTTCCAGAGCTCAAATTAATAATTAAGATCCCGAGCACAAATATAAGGTTGTGACAATATGACCTCATAACCATGCCTATTTTTCATACTATTGTTTTCGCTCCCATGGTTGTTAAAGGTCTGGTTGAAAACTGGATTTTAATTCGTTGACAGAGAGTTGTGATAGCCTTTATCCTAGTGCACATTCTCTCATGGGTTTGATAACTCAGGGTCACTCCTTGGGGAAAAGGCAGGGAACCTTTCTGCTATCCAAATCGGATCTTAAAGGGCATCACTCTAAATGAAAAATATGCACATTGACTTGGTGGTTCCATTCATACGATCGGTTTCTAGTTACGTTCATATAAATGTTCAACTTCGTGTTCATGTTTGGAGCTACTTTAGATGAATTTTGTCAAACTTGTCATGCACGGTTGATCATTGGAAATTTCCTTTGTAGTTTCATCTTGCTATTTCACACGAACTTTGTATTGAACATTTCCTATTTCGACGGTCGCACACGAGTATATGCGCATCTCCCTATTTGTACTGCAATAAGGTCTTCATGAGATGCAAGGCGGAGAATGTCGCCCGGAGGGAGCAGGAAAGGAAGCAACACGAGCGGGAAGTAGCGACAAAGGATGTTCTGGCAAAGGAGGTTGTGGACGTCGAGGAGGATGTGTCCCCTCACTACACCCAACCGCCCCGCACGGGTCTGCCCTGCCAACGACAAGGAGGCCGCCATCCGCATCGCCCACGAATGTCGTCCCAATGGGTGATTCCGGACGGATTTACGCCATTAGGAGGGGGCATAGTTGCATAGATGGTGTGCGGCTCACTGCAACTCTAGTAGACATAGACAAGCACGGGCAGCGCCAACACCTAGTCTTCCTAGGTCTTGTTCGATGGAATTTCGCAATAAGGCACAATATAGGTTTTGCTACATTTTAAATTGCTTCGTTCTTTACTTGCCATGCCATTGGAATTTTTTTTTGCAATGCCATTGAATAAATTTTTGCaatgccattggatcaattagtTGCGTAGGTCATTGCATCAATTAGTTGCATATGTTGTTGGTTTATTTGGAATCATGATCATTGTAGCCACTGTTGGATGAAATTGAATGGCAAACCAAAGTGGATACATCCAGTGGAAGACCTCAAAATCGTCAACATGAGTTTTAAGAAAAATGATGGCTCGTTAGATTGGATGAATAAGAGGAAGAAGTTGTTGGGGTGAATGGGCGCATCACCATGCCAATGAATAACCGGCAAGTGATGGGAAATAAGTTGGAGAAGAGGAGGGTTGCCCATAACATTGCGGTGACAAAAATTGTCCACCGCATGGATGGGCACTTTTTCCACGAGGGAGGAGAAGAATGAGGAGAGGTACAAGCTCATGTTGGATGTGCAAAAAGAGACGATGAATTGAGACCGGGATACAGCGAACCATAAGTTGCAAATTGAGAGGGAAAAGATAGAGTTGGAGAAGAAACACATGTGTGTCAAATGAGAGCTCAAGAAGGTCCAAACTTTTGGATCAATACAGCTTGAGAAGGAGAGGTTGCAACTTAATCGAGACACCGAGGATTGAAGGATAATGTTGGCGAACACAAGTCTTTTGGATGCGGAAGGCAAGAAATGGCTTGAGGTGAAGAAGAAGATCAACTTGTGTAGGGAGTACGAGGTGACAAGAATGGCGACCGAAGCAGTAGACGCGAAACGGATGGTGGCTATGGCAAAACACGCGAAACAGATGGTGTCCGGCGACTGATTCATCACATTGGTTAGCCGTGGCCCGGAAGTTGAGTTTTATTTTAACATGTTCAGATTATTGAATTGTGATGGATTTGTGCTGTATGATCAACATGCATACATTTGCGGGATTTGAGGATTTAGATGTAAGATGTATGGCTGTTCGACAtgacttttttatttttttcgggaATTGTTCGATATGACTTGAGAGGGCGTCCACTGTACAAGATCACGCCTGGACGCGCCCGTGGACATTTAGAAAGTCGGATTTGTCAAATCTGACCGTAGAAGCTCCAGGGGCAAGTGCTTCCAAATGTATAGCAGGGTCCAAAATACCGGGGCATGCGAGTACAATTATTTTTTGAGACAAATGCGAGTAGAAATGATCCATGTCTGATCGACACGGGTAGCAGAAAAAAGATTGGCAACGAGACATGAAGAGCAGAACCGGCCCGGGTATTTCTCGGTTAAATCTTTCTCCGGATGTTTCTCCTGCAGCGCGGTGGACTGCACTGCAGCGACTGCCGACCCGGCCCCCAAAATGTAGGCGGGCCGGACCCGACCAAAATGCCCCATTCGCCGCACTCCACGCGGACGCGATCACCACGCGCGCACCGCTCCCCGTGCCCGCCCGCTGCCGTGCCCgtgcccccttcctttcctttcctttccttccTTCTTTTCTTTCCCCTCTCCTCCGTCTGCCCCCGCTTTTACACCACCTCCCCCACCTTCCCCTTCccccctcgctctcctccttcgcCACCCCCCACAACCAGATCGCCGACGCGACGGGAGCAATGGCGGCGGGGTACCGGGCGGAGGACGACTACGACTACCTCTTCAAGGTCGTCCTCATCGGCGACTCCGGCGTCGGCAAGTCCAACCTGCTCTCCCGCTTCACCCGCAACGAGTTCAGCCTCGAGTCCAAGTCCACCATCGGGGTCGAGTTCGCCACCCGCTCCCTCCAGGTCGACGGCAAGGTCGTCAAGGCCCAGATTTGGGACACCGCCGGCCAGGAACGGTACGCGCCACCTCCCTCGCCTCACACCCGCCCTCTCCCTGCTCCCGCCTGCTCGGCGGCAGGTAGATCTGTGCTCCCTCCCGGCCGTACGTAGATCTGTGCTTGGCTTCGTGGTTACTCCCGTTCACATCCCGATGCATGCGTGCTTCCCCTTCCCcttcaagtgtgtgtgtgtgtctgctgTGGGGCTTTTGCTTGTTGGATCTCGCTGCCGAATTGTGCTGCGTGCTGGCGCGGCTACCTGGTGGAGTGTCAGGGTAGGTTCAGTCGGTACTGCTAATGGATCATAGCATCGGCTGCTTACGAATCAGTAAGCAGGGACTCTACTGGTGAGTGGCTGTACGATTTGGGGACTTGCACAGCTAGAAACGCATGATCTGTTCGGTGATGATTTGGTCATGGAAATGCCCACCTTGTAGATTTAGCTCACTACACTCTGACCGTGTAGTCTGTATAGGATTATTACTCTCTGTGGTTTTTATCTTGCCACTGCAGTGAAGATCAGGGCTTCAACGGCAACGGAGTTTGTTCTGATATTTCCATAGTAACAGTTGTTACTTTTCTCATGTTTGATTCCTGTTCTCAAAGTCCACGTAACTTACAAAGTACGTCCTATCATGATACTATATTGCGTGCATATTTGGTTTCTGGTTGATGCATGGTTGGTGTGCTATCTCCAGATTCGAATCTTCGTTGGTACACCATTTTTAGAAGCGATGCTTATTGTTGGTTGGGGTCTTCTAAAGAATAATAAGTTAATAACTAATTACATTTGTTGCAGAAGTTCTGCTATGTATTCATTTACACTTACGACATTGTTTCTGAACTGGTTCTTAGGCCTTCTTACCTCTTTTTACTTGTCTGCACCCAGAAATCCATGTTTGTTTTTGTCCTTAATTTTTCCATTATACTTTTTTTTCTCTCCAGTTGTACTAATTTTAGAATAGCATATGGGCGCGAAGCTTGACAATGGTTTAATGATCCACTACTTGTCATATTTCGTCCTTAGTTATTCAGTTATTATTCTGGAAATTGATGCCACAGTAACCAGAAATAGCTGTTAAATTTTGTGGCTCCTATCCTTTTTCTCAACTAACCCTGCTGTTTGTTATTAGAATTGCAAGCTGTAGTCATCATGCACTCACGTAATTGTTACAATTCTTAGTTGGATACTTGGAAATGTTGAGCCATATATCCATGCACCTATATTCTTGTCTCAATTGTTACCCAAATTTGGTAGTATTGCACATCAGCAACGATAATTATTAGCACCTTGATATATGTTGTTCCAATCTGCATTTTTTGGGGACCACAACCAATGAATATCACAGTAGCAGAGCGGAGCATTTTGCCTAATCAAGGCTATGATATAGTAAAATTTCTGTTGACTCATATTTGTATGGGTTAATGCTACTACTCtagtagtaacatagaactaactaAACAGAAATTTGCTATTCGAAGGACTATCAATAGTCTAGAATTGTGCAATATGTGCCCTAGAAAAAATTTAGTTTGAGGCTCACCTGAATTCTGCTCATAGTGCTGGAATTGTCATGCTATTTATTTTTTGTTGGGGCACCCTGTACTCAATGTGGGCTTGGAGTTAGTGAGCCGATAGGTTAATTGGCATTACTGTATAAAGTCTAGATCACCAAAGCACGGAATCATGTGGTTTGTAATTAATCCTTAAGTATCTAATGCCATCTTTTCTTTATATGAGtgcctttgatgacatattgacgtGTAACTGTATGCATCTGGAAATAACATAGGCTTGATGATAGTTCTGAAGTTGATGTAGTTAAGCAATGGTGGTACCGTAAGCTTCATTTCAGTGTTCCTCACCAAAATTGGCTCAGGATTGAGGCTCTGTGCCACCTTGCTGTTAATTGTGTTGCTCAGGCCTGTGGATAAGCAACCCTTACATCTCATTAATTAAAGCTTGAATTACCCATGTTGGAGACACATGATTGTAAAGTTATGCAAACTTTTAACTTTTTTGCTGAACTACAGGATTCTTTATTGGCAGTGAATTTTGTTGCTTGTCAGAATGTTTGTTTATTCTGTTCACATCTGCCTTCACTTGCAACATTTCATTTCTGGTCTGAACCCTGCTGCAGATACCGTGCTATTACTAGCGCATACTACCGTGGTGCTGTAGGAGCATTGCTTGTCTACGACGTCACTCGGCACGCAACCTTCGAGAATGCAGAGCGCTGGCTGAAGGAATTGAGGGACCATACGGATCCGAACATAGTTGTCATGCTTGTTGGCAACAAGTCCGATCTCCGCCATCTCGTGGCAGTCCCAACTGACGAAGGGAAGTCGTTTGCAGAGAGGGAGTCACTCTATTTCATGGAGACCTCTGCGCTCGAGTCGACCAATGTGGAGGACGCGTTTGCGGAGGTCTTGAAACAGATTTACCGCATTGTGAGCAAGAGGGCGGTCGAGGCAGGCGAAGAGTCGGCCGCCGGCCCTGGCAAGGGTGAGAAGATCAACATGAAGGACGATGTCTCGGCGGTGAAGAAGGGTGGGTGCTGCTCTAGCTGAGGCGCCATGATGCATTCTTTTTGCTGAGCTTTTGTGATGTGGCATTTCCAGCGACCGGGAATTATTAGTAGCAGTAGTAGCAAGTATTATTATTATGAATGTTACCTAGAGAAGTTGAAGTTTGTTGCTGAACCGGGAAGTTTGTCTAGATGAGGTGAGACCTTCCTTCATATTGTTGTATGGTCTTTGAGGCAATCGGCATGGTGGAGTATTGTTTTTCAGGTCATTCCGTTGCAACCATGCTTGAACTTTTCAACTTGATTGAAATTTGCTTCACGTTTGCCAATCGCCGATTCTCCACTGACGCTAGGAAACTGTTCACTGCTTGCGCATTCGGTAATTTAACATGCTACTCCCTCCGTGTTTTTTTACTCTACTTTAGAAGCA
It contains:
- the LOC119336177 gene encoding ras-related protein RIC2-like yields the protein MAAGYRAEDDYDYLFKVVLIGDSGVGKSNLLSRFTRNEFSLESKSTIGVEFATRSLQVDGKVVKAQIWDTAGQERYRAITSAYYRGAVGALLVYDVTRHATFENAERWLKELRDHTDPNIVVMLVGNKSDLRHLVAVPTDEGKSFAERESLYFMETSALESTNVEDAFAEVLKQIYRIVSKRAVEAGEESAAGPGKGEKINMKDDVSAVKKGGCCSS